The Streptomyces sp. SS1-1 genome has a segment encoding these proteins:
- the mmsA gene encoding CoA-acylating methylmalonate-semialdehyde dehydrogenase, which yields MTKIVNHWIGGKTAEGASGTFGPVTDPATGAVTTKVAFASVEEVDAAVAAAKEAFLTWGQSSLAQRTSILFKFRALLDANRDAIAELITAEHGKVHSDALGEVARGLEIVDLACGITVQLKGELSTQVASRVDVSSIRQPLGVVAGITPFNFPAMVPMWMFPIAIACGNTFVLKPSEKDPSASIKIAELLAEAGLPDGVFNVVHGDKVAVDRLLEHPDVKAVSFVGSTPIARYIHTTASANGKRVQALGGAKNHMLVLPDADLDAAADAAVSAAYGSAGERCMAISAVVAVGAIGDELVEKIRERAEKIKIGPGNDPTSEMGPLITAVHRDKVASYVKGAADEGCEVVLDGTGYTVDGHEDGHWIGISLLDKVPTSAKAYQDEIFGPVLCVLRAETYEEGLALINASPFGNGTAIFTRDGGAARRFQLEVEAGMVGVNVPIPVPVGYHSFGGWKDSLFGDHHIYGNDGTHFYTRGKVVTTRWPDPADAPTGVDLGFPRNH from the coding sequence ATGACGAAGATCGTCAACCACTGGATCGGCGGGAAGACCGCCGAAGGCGCGTCGGGAACGTTCGGGCCGGTCACCGACCCGGCGACCGGCGCGGTCACCACGAAGGTCGCCTTCGCCTCGGTCGAGGAGGTGGACGCGGCGGTCGCGGCCGCCAAGGAGGCGTTCCTGACCTGGGGCCAGTCCTCGCTGGCGCAGCGCACCTCGATCCTGTTCAAGTTCCGCGCGCTGCTGGACGCCAACCGCGACGCGATCGCCGAGCTGATCACCGCCGAGCACGGCAAGGTGCACTCCGACGCCCTCGGCGAGGTGGCGCGCGGCCTGGAGATCGTGGACCTCGCGTGCGGCATCACCGTGCAGCTCAAGGGCGAGCTGTCCACGCAGGTCGCCAGCCGTGTCGACGTGTCGTCGATCCGGCAGCCGCTCGGTGTCGTCGCCGGCATCACGCCGTTCAACTTCCCGGCGATGGTCCCGATGTGGATGTTCCCCATCGCCATCGCGTGCGGCAACACCTTCGTGCTCAAGCCGTCCGAGAAGGACCCCTCGGCGTCCATCAAGATCGCCGAGCTGCTCGCCGAGGCGGGCCTGCCCGACGGCGTCTTCAACGTCGTCCACGGCGACAAGGTGGCCGTGGACCGCCTCCTCGAGCACCCGGACGTCAAGGCCGTCTCCTTCGTCGGCTCGACCCCGATCGCCCGGTACATCCACACCACCGCCTCCGCCAACGGCAAGCGCGTCCAGGCGCTCGGCGGCGCCAAGAACCACATGCTGGTCCTGCCGGACGCCGACCTGGACGCGGCCGCCGACGCCGCCGTGTCGGCCGCCTACGGCTCCGCCGGTGAGCGCTGCATGGCCATCTCCGCGGTCGTCGCGGTCGGCGCGATCGGCGACGAACTGGTGGAGAAGATCCGCGAGCGCGCCGAGAAGATCAAGATCGGCCCCGGCAACGACCCCACCTCCGAGATGGGCCCGCTGATCACGGCCGTGCACCGCGACAAGGTGGCGTCCTACGTGAAGGGCGCGGCCGACGAGGGCTGCGAGGTCGTCCTCGACGGCACCGGCTACACCGTCGACGGCCACGAGGACGGGCACTGGATCGGCATCTCGCTGCTCGACAAGGTGCCCACGTCCGCGAAGGCGTACCAGGACGAGATCTTCGGCCCCGTCCTGTGCGTGCTGCGCGCCGAGACGTACGAGGAGGGCCTGGCCCTCATCAACGCCTCGCCGTTCGGCAACGGCACCGCGATCTTCACCCGGGACGGCGGCGCGGCCCGCCGCTTCCAGCTGGAGGTCGAGGCCGGCATGGTCGGCGTGAACGTGCCGATCCCGGTGCCGGTGGGTTACCACTCCTTCGGCGGCTGGAAGGACAGCCTCTTCGGGGACCACCACATCTACGGCAACGACGGCACGCACTTCTACACCCGCGGCAAGGTCGTCACGACCCGCTGGCCCGACCCGGCCGACGCCCCCACCGGCGTCGACCTGGGCTTCCCGCGCAACCACTGA
- the iolC gene encoding 5-dehydro-2-deoxygluconokinase translates to MAYDVITMGRIGVDLYPLQTGVPLSQVTSFGKFLGGSATNVAVAAARLGRRTAVITRTGDDPFGTYLHEALQGFGVDDRWVTAVPGLPTPVTFCEVFPPDDFPLYFYRRPKAPDLEIDAHDLDLDALRDARVFWVTGTGLSEEPSRTATLAALAHRARSGVTVFDLDWRPMFWKDPEAARPFYAEALKHATVAVGNLDEVEVATGVREPDAAARALLDAGVEIAVVKQGPKGVLAVDRDGGRAEVPPLPVTVLNGLGAGDAFGGSLCHGLLAGWDLETVMRHANAAGAIVASRLECSSAMPTTGEIEAALAAGAVR, encoded by the coding sequence ATGGCGTACGACGTGATCACCATGGGCCGGATCGGGGTGGACCTCTACCCGCTGCAGACGGGCGTCCCGCTGTCGCAGGTCACGTCCTTCGGCAAGTTCCTCGGCGGCTCGGCGACCAACGTGGCCGTCGCCGCCGCCCGTCTCGGCCGCCGGACCGCCGTGATCACCCGCACCGGCGACGACCCGTTCGGCACCTACCTCCACGAGGCCCTCCAGGGCTTCGGCGTCGACGACCGCTGGGTCACCGCGGTCCCCGGACTGCCCACCCCCGTCACGTTCTGCGAGGTCTTCCCGCCGGACGACTTCCCGCTGTACTTCTACCGGCGGCCCAAGGCCCCCGACCTGGAGATCGACGCCCACGACCTCGACCTCGACGCCCTGCGCGACGCCCGTGTCTTCTGGGTCACCGGCACCGGCCTGAGCGAGGAGCCCAGCCGGACGGCGACGCTCGCGGCCCTCGCCCACCGTGCCCGGTCCGGCGTCACGGTCTTCGACCTCGACTGGCGCCCCATGTTCTGGAAGGACCCGGAGGCGGCCCGCCCGTTCTACGCCGAGGCGCTGAAGCACGCCACCGTCGCCGTCGGCAACCTCGACGAGGTGGAGGTGGCGACCGGCGTCCGCGAACCCGACGCCGCCGCGCGGGCGTTGCTGGACGCCGGGGTCGAGATCGCCGTCGTCAAGCAGGGCCCCAAGGGTGTCCTCGCCGTCGACCGGGACGGCGGCCGGGCGGAGGTGCCGCCGCTGCCCGTGACGGTCCTCAACGGCCTCGGCGCCGGGGACGCGTTCGGCGGCTCCCTCTGCCACGGCCTGCTGGCGGGCTGGGACCTGGAGACGGTGATGCGGCACGCCAACGCGGCCGGCGCCATCGTCGCCTCCCGCCTGGAGTGCTCCTCCGCCATGCCGACGACCGGCGAGATCGAGGCCGCGCTCGCCGCGGGGGCCGTCCGGTGA
- a CDS encoding helix-turn-helix transcriptional regulator, producing the protein MTDRRLWSYKEIAAHIKVQPDTVRSYRKHGLLPPPDHVEGGKPFWYADTVRAWVASRPRNRGLRPD; encoded by the coding sequence ATGACCGACCGAAGGCTCTGGTCGTACAAGGAGATCGCGGCGCACATCAAGGTGCAGCCGGACACCGTGCGCTCCTACCGCAAACACGGACTGCTGCCCCCGCCCGACCACGTGGAGGGCGGCAAGCCCTTCTGGTACGCCGACACCGTCCGGGCCTGGGTGGCCTCACGGCCCCGCAACCGGGGGCTGAGGCCGGACTGA
- a CDS encoding GNAT family N-acetyltransferase → MSDFSVKPVLTGERTVLRPFTEDDAAVMAEIIEDPDVVRFTGEPSAELTVERLRDWYGSRSAQSDRLDLAVTDRATGELVGEVVLFEWDPRARGCTFRTLIGPRGRGRGLGTEATRLIVGHGFEQLGLHRIQLEAYGHNARALRVYEKAGFVREGVRREADFRDGRWLDWVLMAVLEQEWAAHRGHPDLPGTPSLSGYGSTAR, encoded by the coding sequence ATGAGCGATTTCTCCGTCAAGCCCGTACTGACCGGCGAACGGACCGTGCTGCGGCCGTTCACCGAGGACGACGCCGCCGTCATGGCGGAGATCATCGAGGATCCCGACGTCGTCCGCTTCACCGGCGAGCCCTCCGCCGAGCTGACGGTCGAGCGGCTGCGCGACTGGTACGGCTCGCGGTCCGCGCAGAGCGACCGGCTCGATCTCGCCGTCACCGACCGGGCCACCGGTGAACTCGTCGGCGAAGTGGTGCTGTTCGAGTGGGACCCGCGCGCCCGAGGCTGCACGTTCCGCACGCTCATCGGGCCCCGGGGGCGCGGGCGGGGGCTCGGCACCGAGGCCACCCGCCTGATCGTCGGCCACGGCTTCGAGCAACTCGGTCTGCACCGGATCCAGTTGGAGGCGTACGGCCACAACGCCCGGGCCCTGCGGGTCTACGAGAAGGCCGGCTTCGTACGGGAGGGCGTGCGGCGGGAGGCCGACTTCCGGGACGGCCGGTGGCTGGACTGGGTGCTGATGGCGGTGCTCGAGCAGGAGTGGGCGGCCCATCGCGGCCACCCGGATCTCCCCGGCACGCCGTCGCTCAGCGGGTACGGCTCCACGGCTCGATGA
- a CDS encoding zinc-dependent alcohol dehydrogenase family protein yields MRAVMFERFGEPAQVREVPDPAPAPHGVTVRVEATGLCRSDWHGWQGHDPDITLPHVPGHELAGVVEAVGERVTGWRPGDRVTVPFVCACGSCGACAAGDQQVCERQTQPGFTHWGSFAQYVALDHADVNLVAVPEEMSFATAASLGCRFATAFRAVVRQGRVAAGEWVAVHGCGGVGLSAVMIAAAAGARVVAVDVSPGALDLARKFGAAECLDASGVPDTAAAVRDLTGGGAHLSLDALGSPVTCAASVGSLRRRGRHVQVGLLPSESGTTPVPMARAIALELEVLGSHGMAAHGYPPMLELVRSGVLRPDLLVTSTIPLDDVPAALEAMGAAPGAGVTVIEPWSRTR; encoded by the coding sequence ATGCGCGCAGTGATGTTCGAGCGGTTCGGGGAGCCGGCCCAGGTGCGGGAGGTACCCGACCCGGCTCCCGCGCCGCACGGCGTGACCGTGCGGGTCGAGGCGACCGGCCTGTGCCGCAGCGACTGGCACGGCTGGCAGGGCCACGACCCGGACATCACGCTGCCGCACGTCCCCGGTCATGAACTGGCCGGGGTCGTCGAGGCCGTCGGCGAGCGGGTGACCGGCTGGCGGCCCGGCGACCGGGTCACCGTGCCGTTCGTCTGCGCCTGCGGATCGTGCGGGGCCTGTGCGGCCGGCGACCAGCAGGTGTGCGAGCGGCAGACCCAGCCCGGCTTCACCCACTGGGGCTCCTTCGCCCAGTACGTCGCCCTGGACCACGCCGACGTCAACCTCGTCGCCGTGCCCGAGGAGATGTCCTTCGCGACGGCGGCCTCCCTGGGCTGCCGGTTCGCCACCGCGTTCCGGGCGGTCGTGCGGCAGGGCCGGGTCGCGGCGGGGGAGTGGGTCGCCGTGCACGGCTGCGGCGGGGTCGGCCTGTCCGCGGTGATGATCGCGGCCGCCGCCGGCGCCCGGGTCGTCGCGGTCGACGTGTCACCCGGCGCCCTGGACCTGGCGCGGAAGTTCGGCGCGGCCGAGTGCCTGGACGCGTCCGGCGTCCCCGACACCGCGGCCGCCGTCCGCGACCTCACCGGCGGCGGCGCGCATCTCTCCCTGGACGCGCTGGGCTCCCCGGTCACCTGCGCCGCCTCCGTCGGCTCGCTGCGCCGCCGCGGCCGGCATGTCCAGGTCGGCCTGCTGCCCTCCGAGTCCGGCACGACCCCCGTCCCCATGGCCCGCGCGATCGCCCTGGAGCTGGAGGTCCTCGGCAGCCACGGCATGGCGGCCCACGGCTACCCGCCGATGCTGGAGCTGGTGCGGTCCGGTGTGCTGCGGCCCGACCTGCTGGTGACGTCGACGATCCCGCTGGACGACGTGCCGGCGGCGCTGGAGGCGATGGGAGCGGCGCCGGGTGCCGGGGTGACGGTCATCGAGCCGTGGAGCCGTACCCGCTGA
- a CDS encoding MMPL family transporter: MKDADSSPRVGGWTRFVTARPRLSLLMALVITALAVLAGSGVADRLGSGGWEDPDAESTYATRALERAFPASQPNLLLLVDAGEASVDDPGVAAEAEKLTTRLAREKGVVGVGSYWQADASSAPALRAEDGHEALIAARITGDEKRMGETLDRIAPELRGAHGPVQVSVGGPVAVRHEMQTTIQEDLIRAEVIALPITLVLLVMVFGSAVAALLPLGIGIVAILGTNAVLRGLTELTDVSVFAMNLTTALGLGLAVDYALFIVRRFREELAAGAEPLTAVGTTLRTAGRTVLFSALTVAVSLAAMLLFPQYFLRSFAYAGIAVVLLAAAAALILLPAALILLGHRVNALDLRRLFRRGRRPEAAEAAARPQGGAWALTARVVMRRAPFFALGTTAVLVLLGLPFLGVKFGTADDRQLPSGAESHVVQQHIRDGFPGSPGGGLEVLAEGRATPAEYAAYKERISALPQVLRVDGPLVRGETAYFTVLPEGEAVDDPAQALVDDLRAAPAPFDTKVTGAAAVLVDSKDAIAERLPAAAAFIAVVTLLLVFLLTGSVLIPLQAVVLNALSLTAMFGAVVWVFQDGHLSGLLGFTSPGSIETTLPVLMFCVAFGLSMDYGVFLLSRIKEEYDTTGDHEQAVRHGLQRTGGLITAAAVILAVVMVAIGTSRVTNTKMLGLGIALAVLMDAMIVRSLLVPAVMRLTGRATWWAPGPLRRFHARFGVSESDGTPAAGPAIGKPDPARDKVTAGG, encoded by the coding sequence ATGAAAGACGCCGACAGCTCACCCCGGGTCGGAGGCTGGACCCGCTTCGTGACCGCACGGCCCCGGCTGTCCCTGCTGATGGCCCTGGTCATCACCGCGCTCGCCGTGCTGGCGGGCAGCGGGGTCGCCGACCGCCTGGGCAGCGGCGGCTGGGAGGACCCGGACGCCGAGTCCACCTACGCCACCCGTGCCCTGGAGCGGGCGTTCCCCGCCTCCCAGCCCAACCTGCTCCTCCTGGTGGACGCGGGTGAGGCCTCCGTCGACGATCCCGGGGTCGCCGCCGAGGCCGAGAAGCTCACCACCCGACTGGCACGCGAGAAAGGTGTCGTCGGAGTCGGCTCCTACTGGCAGGCGGACGCCTCCTCGGCCCCCGCCCTGCGCGCCGAGGACGGGCACGAGGCGCTGATCGCCGCCCGCATCACGGGCGACGAGAAGCGGATGGGCGAGACCCTGGACCGCATCGCGCCCGAGCTGCGCGGCGCGCACGGCCCGGTGCAGGTGTCCGTCGGGGGCCCCGTCGCCGTGCGGCACGAGATGCAGACGACGATCCAGGAGGACCTGATCCGGGCCGAGGTGATCGCCCTGCCGATCACCCTCGTCCTGCTCGTGATGGTGTTCGGCAGTGCGGTGGCGGCCCTGCTGCCCCTCGGCATCGGCATCGTCGCCATCCTCGGCACCAACGCGGTACTGCGCGGGCTCACCGAGCTCACCGACGTGTCGGTCTTCGCCATGAACCTCACGACGGCCCTCGGCCTCGGACTCGCCGTGGACTACGCCCTGTTCATCGTCCGCCGCTTCCGCGAGGAGCTGGCCGCCGGGGCGGAACCGCTGACGGCGGTCGGCACCACGCTGCGCACCGCCGGGCGCACCGTCCTGTTCTCGGCGCTCACGGTCGCCGTCTCCCTCGCCGCGATGCTGCTCTTCCCGCAGTACTTCCTGCGGTCCTTCGCCTACGCCGGCATCGCGGTGGTCCTGCTGGCCGCGGCGGCCGCGCTGATCCTGCTCCCGGCGGCCCTGATCCTGCTCGGGCACCGGGTGAACGCGCTCGACCTGCGCCGGCTGTTCCGGCGCGGACGCCGGCCGGAGGCCGCCGAGGCCGCCGCGCGCCCCCAGGGCGGGGCATGGGCGCTCACCGCGCGGGTCGTCATGCGCCGCGCCCCCTTCTTCGCCCTCGGCACCACCGCCGTGCTGGTCCTGCTCGGGCTGCCCTTCCTGGGCGTGAAGTTCGGCACCGCCGACGACCGGCAGCTGCCGTCCGGTGCCGAGTCCCATGTCGTCCAGCAGCACATCCGCGACGGCTTCCCGGGCAGCCCCGGCGGCGGCCTGGAGGTGCTCGCCGAGGGGCGGGCCACCCCGGCCGAGTACGCGGCGTACAAGGAGCGGATCTCCGCGCTGCCGCAGGTGCTCCGGGTCGACGGGCCGCTGGTGCGGGGCGAGACGGCGTACTTCACCGTGCTGCCCGAGGGCGAGGCCGTGGACGACCCGGCCCAGGCCCTCGTGGACGACCTGCGCGCGGCACCGGCGCCGTTCGACACCAAGGTGACCGGCGCCGCGGCGGTCCTCGTCGACTCCAAGGACGCCATAGCCGAGCGTCTGCCGGCGGCGGCCGCCTTCATCGCCGTCGTCACCCTGCTGCTGGTGTTCCTGCTGACGGGCAGTGTGCTGATACCGCTCCAGGCCGTGGTGCTCAACGCGCTCAGCCTCACGGCGATGTTCGGCGCGGTGGTCTGGGTCTTCCAGGACGGGCATCTGTCCGGCCTGCTGGGCTTCACCAGCCCCGGCTCGATCGAGACGACCCTGCCGGTGCTGATGTTCTGCGTCGCCTTCGGCCTCTCCATGGACTACGGCGTGTTCCTGCTGTCCCGCATCAAGGAGGAGTACGACACGACCGGCGACCACGAACAGGCCGTTCGGCACGGGCTGCAGCGCACCGGCGGCCTGATCACCGCCGCCGCCGTGATCCTCGCGGTCGTGATGGTCGCCATCGGCACCTCCCGGGTGACCAACACCAAGATGCTGGGCCTCGGGATCGCGCTGGCCGTGCTGATGGACGCGATGATCGTCCGCAGCCTCCTGGTCCCGGCCGTCATGCGGCTCACGGGCCGGGCGACCTGGTGGGCACCGGGACCGCTGCGACGGTTCCACGCGCGCTTCGGCGTGAGCGAGTCCGACGGCACCCCGGCCGCCGGGCCGGCCATCGGAAAGCCGGACCCGGCCCGGGACAAGGTGACGGCGGGCGGTTAG
- a CDS encoding TetR/AcrR family transcriptional regulator, translating to MSANQDGQDSQKSQDGRDSQEKEQPRRRQARGERRIAQLLEAAAAVFTTTGYSAASTNAIAREAGVSPGTLYQFFPNKEAIAIELGGRLMRQMRETYGEALAPVDPTTSLEEAVTAAVDRFIAFNCEHPVFFTLMHGPDVPGRMAEEHDALHATLLGRIETLLSSLLPGADPAELNRTAQMCLGLYKTGLELVLAHEGAEREAYVRELKNVLIRYLGPLVGDRMGHADAPGAAPTA from the coding sequence GTGTCCGCCAACCAGGACGGCCAGGACAGCCAGAAAAGCCAGGACGGCCGGGACAGTCAGGAGAAGGAGCAGCCGCGCCGCCGCCAGGCCCGCGGTGAGCGCCGTATCGCCCAGCTGCTGGAGGCCGCGGCGGCCGTCTTCACGACCACCGGCTACTCGGCGGCCAGCACCAACGCCATCGCCCGCGAGGCCGGCGTCTCACCGGGCACGCTCTACCAGTTCTTCCCGAACAAGGAGGCGATCGCCATCGAGCTGGGCGGGCGCCTGATGCGGCAGATGCGCGAGACCTACGGCGAGGCGCTCGCCCCGGTCGACCCGACGACCTCCCTGGAGGAGGCGGTCACCGCGGCCGTGGACCGGTTCATCGCCTTCAACTGCGAGCACCCGGTGTTCTTCACCCTGATGCACGGCCCGGACGTCCCCGGCCGGATGGCGGAGGAGCACGACGCCCTGCACGCGACCCTGCTGGGCCGGATCGAGACCCTGCTCTCCTCGCTGCTGCCCGGCGCGGACCCGGCCGAGCTCAACCGCACCGCCCAGATGTGCCTGGGCCTGTACAAGACGGGTCTGGAGCTGGTGCTCGCCCACGAGGGCGCCGAGCGCGAGGCGTACGTGCGGGAGCTGAAGAACGTGCTGATCCGCTACCTCGGGCCGCTGGTCGGCGACCGGATGGGCCACGCGGACGCCCCGGGAGCGGCACCCACGGCGTGA
- a CDS encoding heavy-metal-associated domain-containing protein, with amino-acid sequence MTAQTDTTGSVTAVYKVSGMSCGHCEGAVSGEISELAGVSSVQAVAATGEVTVVSAAPLDDAAVREAVDEAGFELVGRI; translated from the coding sequence ATGACCGCCCAGACCGACACCACCGGTTCCGTCACCGCCGTCTACAAGGTGAGCGGCATGAGCTGCGGGCACTGCGAAGGGGCCGTCTCCGGCGAGATCTCCGAGCTGGCCGGCGTCAGCTCCGTGCAGGCCGTCGCCGCGACCGGCGAGGTCACCGTGGTCTCGGCCGCCCCGCTGGACGACGCCGCCGTGCGCGAGGCCGTCGACGAGGCCGGCTTCGAACTGGTCGGCCGGATCTGA
- a CDS encoding heavy metal translocating P-type ATPase, translated as MPRTSTGEPAIAEAPAAPTAPTAPGAAATSQAELLIGGMTCASCAARVEKKLNRMDGVTASVNYATEKARVSHPADVSVADLIAVVERTGYTAREPEPPRPAPEEPTGAAEVTEDSGPDSYRQRLVVSALLSVPVVLLSMVPALQFDNWQWLALTLASPVVVWGGLPFHRAASTNARHGAATMDTLVSVGTLAAYGWSLWALFLGDAGMSGMRDGFSFTVSRGDGASQIYLEVASGVITFILLGRHLEARAKRRAGHALRALMELGAKDVGVLRDGREVRVPVERLAVGDRFVVRPGEKIATDGTVVEGASAVDAALLTGESAPVDVGVGDAVTGATVNAGGRLVVEATRVGADTRLARMARLVEEAQSGKAEAQRLADRISAVFVPVVIALAVATFGVWLGATGDTAAAFTAAVAVLIIACPCALGLATPTALMVGTGRGAQLGILIKGPEVLESTRRVDTVLLDKTGTVTTGRMTLQGVYAAEGTDEETLLRLAGAVEHASEHPVARAVAAGAEERAGRLPAVEDFTNVPGKGVRGRVEGHEVAVGRLAENTAALPAELARAAEEAERQGRTAVVVGWDGVARGVLAVADTVKESSAEAVRALRALGLTPVLLTGDNRRVAESVAHAVGIDQVIAEVLPEDKVEAVRRLRREGRSVAVVGDGVNDAAALATADLGLAMGTGTDAAIEASDLTLVRGDLRVAADAIRLSRRTLAVIKGNLVWAFGYNVAALPLAAAGLLNPMIAGAAMAFSSVFVVTNSLRLRTFR; from the coding sequence ATGCCCCGCACCTCCACCGGCGAACCGGCCATAGCCGAGGCCCCGGCCGCCCCCACGGCCCCGACCGCTCCCGGGGCGGCCGCCACCTCGCAGGCCGAGCTGCTCATCGGCGGGATGACCTGCGCGTCCTGCGCGGCCCGCGTCGAGAAGAAGCTCAACCGCATGGACGGCGTGACCGCCTCGGTGAACTACGCGACCGAGAAGGCGCGGGTCAGCCACCCCGCCGACGTCTCCGTCGCCGACCTGATCGCCGTCGTGGAGCGGACGGGGTACACCGCGCGCGAGCCGGAGCCGCCCCGGCCCGCGCCCGAGGAGCCCACCGGGGCCGCCGAGGTCACGGAGGACTCCGGGCCGGACTCCTACCGGCAGCGCCTCGTCGTCTCCGCGCTGCTGTCCGTCCCGGTCGTCCTGCTGTCGATGGTCCCGGCCCTGCAGTTCGACAACTGGCAGTGGCTGGCGCTGACCCTCGCCTCCCCGGTCGTGGTGTGGGGCGGACTGCCCTTCCACCGGGCCGCGTCCACCAACGCCCGGCACGGCGCCGCCACCATGGACACGCTGGTCTCGGTGGGCACGCTGGCGGCGTACGGCTGGTCGCTGTGGGCCCTGTTCCTCGGCGACGCCGGCATGAGCGGGATGCGCGACGGCTTCTCGTTCACGGTGTCCCGCGGGGACGGCGCCTCCCAGATCTACCTGGAGGTCGCCTCCGGGGTGATCACCTTCATCCTCCTCGGCCGCCATCTGGAGGCACGGGCCAAGCGCCGCGCGGGCCACGCGCTCCGCGCCCTGATGGAGCTGGGCGCGAAGGACGTCGGCGTCCTGCGGGACGGACGCGAGGTCCGCGTGCCGGTGGAGCGGCTGGCCGTCGGGGACCGGTTCGTCGTCCGGCCCGGCGAGAAGATCGCCACCGACGGCACCGTCGTGGAGGGCGCCTCCGCCGTGGACGCCGCCCTGCTGACCGGGGAGTCGGCGCCGGTGGACGTGGGTGTCGGGGACGCCGTCACCGGGGCGACGGTCAACGCGGGCGGCCGGCTCGTCGTGGAGGCGACCCGGGTCGGCGCGGACACCCGGCTGGCGCGGATGGCGCGGCTGGTGGAGGAGGCGCAGAGCGGCAAGGCCGAGGCGCAGCGGCTCGCCGACCGGATCTCCGCCGTCTTCGTGCCCGTGGTCATCGCCCTCGCGGTCGCCACCTTCGGCGTCTGGCTCGGCGCCACCGGCGACACGGCGGCCGCGTTCACCGCCGCCGTCGCGGTGCTGATCATCGCCTGCCCGTGCGCGCTGGGCCTGGCCACGCCGACGGCCCTGATGGTCGGCACGGGGCGCGGCGCGCAGCTCGGCATCCTCATCAAGGGTCCCGAGGTGCTGGAGTCCACGCGCCGGGTCGACACGGTCCTGCTGGACAAGACGGGCACGGTCACCACGGGCCGTATGACCCTCCAGGGCGTGTACGCCGCCGAGGGGACGGACGAGGAGACGCTGCTGCGGCTCGCGGGCGCCGTGGAGCACGCCTCGGAGCACCCGGTGGCCCGCGCGGTCGCCGCGGGCGCCGAGGAGCGGGCCGGACGGCTGCCCGCGGTCGAGGACTTCACCAACGTGCCGGGGAAGGGCGTCCGCGGACGCGTGGAGGGCCATGAGGTGGCCGTGGGCCGCCTCGCCGAGAACACGGCGGCCCTGCCCGCAGAGCTGGCCCGCGCCGCCGAGGAGGCCGAGCGCCAGGGCCGTACGGCCGTCGTGGTCGGCTGGGACGGGGTGGCACGGGGTGTCCTCGCGGTCGCGGACACCGTGAAGGAGAGCAGCGCGGAGGCGGTACGGGCGCTGCGCGCGCTGGGGCTCACCCCGGTGCTGCTGACCGGGGACAACCGGCGGGTGGCCGAGTCGGTGGCGCACGCGGTCGGTATCGATCAGGTGATCGCGGAGGTCCTGCCGGAGGACAAGGTCGAGGCGGTACGGCGGCTGCGGCGCGAGGGGCGGTCGGTGGCCGTGGTCGGTGACGGCGTCAACGACGCGGCGGCGCTCGCCACCGCCGATCTGGGCCTGGCCATGGGGACGGGCACGGACGCGGCGATCGAGGCGAGCGACCTGACCCTGGTCCGCGGGGACCTGCGGGTGGCCGCGGACGCGATCCGGCTGTCCCGGCGGACCCTGGCCGTCATCAAGGGCAACCTCGTCTGGGCCTTCGGCTACAACGTCGCCGCGCTGCCGCTGGCCGCGGCGGGGCTGCTGAACCCGATGATCGCGGGGGCCGCCATGGCGTTCTCGTCCGTGTTCGTGGTGACCAACAGCCTGCGTCTGCGGACGTTCCGGTGA